In Micrococcales bacterium, one DNA window encodes the following:
- a CDS encoding DUF3043 domain-containing protein gives MRDSTDKSAKGSKAKPASGVKGGKPEKATAKDKPGKAGSKAKAKQAAKPPAEEVIDTRPPGQRAKGRATPSRKEVEKAKAQPFVGKTKAKTSSMTKEQRRKASQEARERYAHAMRTGEERYLPARDRGPIKRWTRNYIDSRRSMSEYLIFITLGMLVFVMVLQSSFPALAGLGLLGMYLIIFIVIGEAYFKARRLRQALYAKFGQDNVPKGSVRYGVVRSFQFRRSRQPKPQVKVGEDPG, from the coding sequence GTGCGTGATTCGACCGACAAGTCAGCAAAGGGGTCCAAAGCCAAACCCGCGTCCGGCGTAAAAGGGGGCAAGCCGGAAAAGGCCACAGCCAAGGACAAACCGGGCAAAGCCGGCTCCAAGGCCAAAGCCAAACAGGCAGCCAAACCGCCCGCCGAAGAGGTCATCGACACCCGACCGCCGGGCCAACGCGCCAAAGGCCGGGCTACGCCATCGCGCAAAGAAGTCGAAAAAGCCAAGGCCCAACCCTTTGTGGGCAAAACCAAAGCCAAAACAAGTTCCATGACCAAGGAGCAGCGGCGCAAGGCCAGCCAGGAAGCCCGCGAACGCTACGCCCACGCCATGAGGACCGGCGAGGAGCGCTACTTGCCGGCCCGTGACAGGGGGCCCATCAAACGCTGGACCAGGAACTACATCGATTCCAGACGGTCCATGAGCGAATACCTGATTTTCATCACCCTGGGCATGCTGGTCTTCGTGATGGTGTTGCAGTCCTCATTCCCGGCCCTGGCCGGCCTGGGTTTGCTGGGCATGTACCTGATCATCTTCATCGTCATTGGCGAGGCCTACTTCAAGGCCCGCAGGCTCCGCCAGGCCTTGTACGCCAAGTTTGGCCAAGACAATGTGCCCAAGGGTTCGGTCCGTTACGGTGTGGTCCGCTCGTTCCAGTTCCGCCGCTCGCGCCAACCCAAACCCCAGGTCAAAGTGGGCGAGGACCCCGGCTAG
- a CDS encoding quinone-dependent dihydroorotate dehydrogenase, protein MYRTLFDRFLVHTDPEQAHHGAAAAMRLAAAVPPVRAAVHAVMARGGLGSGAVTIFGKTIDGPLGVAAGFDKDATTARAVMMLGFSYVEVGTVTPVAQGGNPRPRLWRLPEQRALRNAMGFNNQGARKVAGRLMRLRRSSTGRRLLVGVNLGKNKSTLAVDAPQDYHTTARWLAPWADYLVVNVSSPNTPGLRELQDSQSLGPILRAAKAGAAEGRALGGQSGEVPLLVKVAPDLSDAELDQVAALALELGLAGVVAVNTTVDHDLGPGGLSGPMLKARGVEVVRRLRQALGEEPVIIGVGGIFEAQDIVDYMQAGANLVQALTAFIYEGPAWAARVQRGAAELMRQAT, encoded by the coding sequence GTGTACCGCACCTTGTTTGACCGTTTCCTAGTCCACACTGACCCCGAACAGGCGCACCACGGGGCGGCTGCGGCGATGCGTTTGGCCGCGGCCGTGCCCCCGGTCCGCGCAGCCGTCCACGCCGTCATGGCGCGCGGTGGCCTGGGCTCAGGCGCGGTGACGATCTTTGGCAAGACTATCGATGGGCCGTTGGGAGTGGCGGCCGGGTTCGACAAGGACGCCACCACCGCCCGGGCAGTGATGATGCTGGGATTCTCTTATGTCGAGGTCGGCACGGTGACGCCGGTGGCCCAGGGCGGCAACCCGCGCCCGCGGCTCTGGCGCCTGCCGGAGCAGCGAGCCTTGCGCAATGCCATGGGTTTCAACAACCAAGGGGCCCGGAAGGTGGCCGGTCGGCTGATGCGTTTGCGCCGCTCATCGACAGGGCGGCGATTGCTGGTAGGTGTCAACCTGGGCAAAAACAAGTCGACTTTGGCCGTCGACGCCCCTCAGGATTACCACACCACGGCCCGGTGGCTGGCGCCCTGGGCCGACTACCTGGTGGTCAATGTCTCCTCGCCTAACACACCTGGCCTGCGTGAACTGCAGGACAGCCAGTCGCTGGGCCCCATTTTGCGTGCTGCCAAGGCTGGCGCTGCCGAAGGCCGGGCCTTGGGGGGCCAAAGTGGCGAGGTGCCTTTGCTGGTCAAGGTGGCCCCAGATTTGTCCGATGCCGAGCTCGACCAGGTTGCGGCCCTAGCCTTGGAGCTGGGGTTGGCCGGGGTAGTGGCGGTCAACACAACCGTTGATCATGATCTTGGGCCGGGTGGTCTCTCTGGCCCGATGCTGAAAGCTCGCGGCGTTGAGGTGGTGCGGCGGCTGCGCCAGGCCTTAGGTGAGGAACCGGTCATCATTGGCGTTGGTGGGATCTTCGAAGCCCAAGACATTGTGGATTACATGCAGGCCGGGGCCAACTTGGTCCAGGCACTGACGGCCTTCATCTACGAAGGGCCGGCTTGGGCCGCCCGGGTCCAGCGCGGCGCCGCCGAGCTGATGCGGCAAGCCACCTAG